Proteins encoded together in one Oceanobacillus iheyensis HTE831 window:
- a CDS encoding TRAP transporter large permease — protein MIIVIFILLLIIGAPIAVAIGLSSFVAMMQEGVSIDVFSRTIFAGIDSFTLMAIPFFIFAGDLMLAGGTSKRLIDFAKKLVGWSTGGLPIAGVMSSMLFAALSGSSPATVAAIGGIMIPSLNDAGYSRKFAIGLMTTAGTLGIIIPPSITLLVYGSSAEVSISNLFLAGIVPGVFIGLVLIIVSYIISKKEGFKPEGRASLGAVGKSFISAIWGILLPVIVLGGIYFGVFTPTEAAAVAIVYSLIIGLFVYKELTLRSLIDVTKKSVITSSMIMLVIAASNVFSWYLTFEQIPTNLASVLLNYANTEVAFLFLVIVILLLVGMFMDTSAAVLIFVPLFLPMVSQLGIDPIHFGIIMIVALSIGMITPPFGLNLFVASGISKVSLVEVIKSTAPFILVMIFALLVITFVPELSLFLLGIFE, from the coding sequence ATGATTATTGTTATTTTCATCCTTCTTTTGATTATTGGTGCACCGATTGCTGTAGCAATAGGTTTGTCCAGTTTTGTTGCCATGATGCAAGAAGGAGTTTCAATTGATGTATTCTCCAGAACCATTTTTGCAGGAATAGACTCGTTTACTCTCATGGCCATACCTTTTTTTATCTTTGCTGGAGATTTGATGTTAGCCGGGGGCACGTCGAAAAGATTAATAGATTTTGCTAAAAAGTTAGTCGGCTGGTCAACTGGTGGATTACCCATTGCAGGTGTAATGTCTTCCATGCTATTTGCAGCACTATCAGGATCAAGCCCGGCCACGGTAGCTGCAATCGGTGGTATAATGATTCCTTCATTAAATGATGCTGGCTATTCACGAAAATTTGCAATAGGTTTAATGACGACTGCCGGTACCTTAGGAATTATTATCCCACCAAGTATCACACTTTTAGTGTATGGTTCATCCGCTGAGGTGTCCATCAGTAATTTGTTTCTTGCTGGAATCGTTCCAGGAGTTTTTATAGGATTGGTACTTATTATTGTAAGTTATATCATCTCAAAAAAGGAAGGATTTAAACCAGAAGGCAGGGCGAGCCTAGGAGCAGTTGGAAAATCATTTATCTCTGCCATATGGGGGATATTACTTCCGGTTATTGTTTTAGGAGGCATCTATTTTGGCGTCTTCACGCCTACAGAAGCTGCTGCTGTTGCGATCGTTTATAGCCTAATTATTGGATTATTTGTTTATAAGGAATTAACGTTAAGAAGTTTGATCGATGTTACGAAGAAATCAGTTATTACTTCTTCTATGATTATGCTTGTTATTGCAGCCTCTAATGTGTTTAGCTGGTATCTGACCTTTGAGCAAATACCTACTAATCTTGCATCTGTTTTGCTTAATTATGCGAATACAGAAGTAGCTTTCTTATTCCTTGTTATAGTTATTTTATTACTAGTTGGAATGTTCATGGATACAAGTGCTGCGGTGTTAATATTTGTTCCTTTATTCCTTCCTATGGTAAGTCAACTGGGTATTGACCCCATTCATTTTGGAATAATTATGATAGTCGCTCTATCTATTGGAATGATTACACCACCATTTGGTCTGAATCTATTTGTGGCTTCAGGGATCAGTAAAGTATCATTAGTAGAAGTAATCAAAAGTACAGCGCCATTTATTTTGGTTATGATATTCGCCTTACTTGTTATTACATTCGTTCCAGAACTTTCCTTATTTTTACTCGGGATTTTTGAATAA
- a CDS encoding TRAP transporter small permease: MKLNKLLNNLEEYSAVISLLIASLLVFLQVVLRYVFNISLVWSEEVSRYIIIWFVLVGSSIAVREKAHATVDAVVTYLPYILKRICSIFASFIGMTFSVILIWSGSVTVSNVIEFGNVTPAVGIPMSIPYLALPVGGLLMFIRFLQLLIQDVTNMRKNDPNKKPPIIEGGIKE; the protein is encoded by the coding sequence ATGAAACTAAATAAATTATTAAATAATTTGGAAGAATATTCGGCCGTGATTTCCCTTCTCATTGCTTCTTTACTAGTCTTCCTTCAAGTTGTTCTCAGGTATGTATTTAATATTTCTTTAGTCTGGTCAGAAGAGGTTTCAAGATATATCATCATTTGGTTTGTTTTAGTGGGGAGCAGTATAGCAGTAAGAGAGAAAGCGCATGCGACAGTGGATGCGGTGGTAACCTATCTACCTTATATACTAAAGAGAATATGTTCCATCTTTGCAAGTTTTATAGGGATGACTTTCAGCGTTATTCTTATCTGGTCTGGATCCGTTACGGTCTCCAATGTTATCGAATTTGGAAATGTAACACCGGCTGTAGGTATTCCAATGTCCATACCATATTTAGCACTTCCTGTAGGCGGGTTGTTAATGTTCATTCGTTTTCTACAATTACTTATACAAGATGTTACCAATATGAGAAAGAATGATCCTAATAAAAAACCTCCAATTATAGAAGGGGGAATCAAAGAATGA
- a CDS encoding ABC transporter permease, which yields MKISLRKIKAIIAMKFQTLVSNTSVILAPILALGFVFIMKRIMPDVDVNEAGMNFSTSGFVLSFGLIFNIAIAGISMSSSPLAEEKEKNTLRVLMTSSVNGLEYLIGTLIPPLIILIIVNILMIPVSGASFADLQLGSYFVISTVSSVISLLIGYVVGIFSKNQTQASLIGMPITLILTSVPVLKFLQEDFGQFLNYTYTGVLTNYSNSIFSGDGYQWNVTDSVVLFGWLLVSTIVFVYAYKKNGIDG from the coding sequence GTGAAGATTTCCTTACGAAAAATAAAAGCAATTATAGCAATGAAATTTCAGACGTTAGTAAGCAACACCAGTGTTATACTTGCACCAATTTTAGCATTAGGTTTTGTGTTTATTATGAAAAGAATCATGCCGGATGTAGATGTGAATGAAGCGGGAATGAATTTCTCCACAAGTGGTTTTGTGTTAAGTTTTGGGCTTATCTTTAATATTGCGATCGCGGGTATTTCAATGAGTAGTAGCCCACTGGCGGAAGAAAAAGAAAAGAATACCTTAAGAGTGTTAATGACTTCCTCTGTTAATGGTTTAGAATATCTAATTGGGACATTAATTCCGCCGTTAATTATCTTAATCATCGTCAATATATTGATGATTCCAGTAAGTGGTGCATCTTTTGCAGACCTTCAGCTTGGAAGTTATTTCGTAATTTCAACCGTATCTAGTGTTATAAGTTTGTTAATCGGTTATGTTGTTGGTATTTTCTCAAAAAATCAAACACAAGCTTCCCTTATTGGTATGCCGATTACATTAATTCTGACGTCTGTACCGGTATTGAAGTTTTTACAAGAAGATTTCGGACAATTTCTGAATTACACGTATACAGGTGTGTTAACGAATTACTCGAATAGTATATTTAGTGGAGATGGATACCAATGGAATGTAACAGACAGCGTTGTTCTCTTTGGGTGGTTGTTGGTATCTACAATTGTTTTCGTTTATGCGTATAAGAAGAATGGTATAGATGGATAA
- a CDS encoding GNAT family N-acetyltransferase yields MKACVLKANDYEQMKKLFLDVFSSEPWFDKWDDMQLDLYMKDLTENNNSLSIAMYDETEELIGCSLGYVFNWWEGREYYIKEFFISRNIQGQGAGSNFFELMDDILRDKDIKHILLSTEKTVPAYRFYQKNKFSVLDDSVFLVKKISE; encoded by the coding sequence ATGAAGGCATGTGTATTAAAAGCAAATGATTATGAACAAATGAAAAAATTATTTTTAGATGTATTTTCAAGTGAACCTTGGTTTGATAAGTGGGATGACATGCAATTAGATTTGTATATGAAGGACTTGACGGAAAATAATAACTCGCTCTCGATAGCTATGTATGATGAGACAGAAGAGCTTATTGGTTGCTCGTTAGGGTATGTATTTAACTGGTGGGAAGGCCGGGAATATTATATTAAAGAATTTTTCATTTCTAGAAATATACAAGGTCAAGGTGCAGGCAGTAATTTTTTCGAGTTAATGGATGACATTTTAAGAGATAAAGATATTAAACACATACTATTATCTACTGAAAAAACGGTTCCAGCGTATCGTTTTTATCAGAAAAATAAGTTTTCGGTCTTGGATGATTCCGTGTTTCTAGTAAAGAAAATTTCTGAATGA
- a CDS encoding DUF6320 domain-containing protein, translating into MQHYCSNCKTYTKQQYCPLCKNQLSQEAGDNEYYPVYETRVKRRRFVQRLVLFIAIFAISTSLLINLLTNSDSWWFLYVLGPTLYALLTINHTILSRAHTGSKVILQVIALSVTLFILDAASGNSRWSIHYVIPFLVTLATLFVTIIVLRKPMKWREYIGYLTTMVVLGFLPVLLFLSSWSTVLWPSAATALYALLTLIGMILFSEKTMKNEIVRRFHF; encoded by the coding sequence ATGCAACATTACTGCAGTAACTGCAAGACCTATACCAAACAACAATATTGTCCGTTATGTAAAAATCAACTTTCTCAAGAAGCAGGAGACAATGAATACTATCCTGTGTATGAGACGAGGGTAAAAAGACGACGATTTGTCCAGCGTCTTGTACTGTTTATTGCTATTTTCGCAATCAGTACGAGCCTATTAATTAATTTATTGACGAACTCGGATAGCTGGTGGTTCTTATATGTGTTAGGCCCTACCTTATATGCATTACTGACTATTAATCACACCATTCTTTCTAGAGCTCACACCGGATCGAAAGTGATACTTCAAGTCATCGCATTATCTGTAACACTTTTCATTTTAGATGCAGCTTCTGGAAATTCCAGATGGTCGATTCATTATGTAATACCGTTTCTCGTTACACTCGCTACATTATTTGTAACGATTATCGTACTCCGGAAGCCAATGAAATGGCGCGAGTACATTGGCTATTTGACAACTATGGTCGTACTTGGTTTTCTTCCTGTGCTCCTTTTCTTAAGTTCCTGGTCTACTGTATTATGGCCAAGTGCGGCAACTGCATTATATGCGTTGCTAACACTAATTGGCATGATACTGTTTTCTGAAAAAACCATGAAAAATGAAATTGTACGCAGGTTTCATTTTTAG
- a CDS encoding GNAT family N-acetyltransferase: MHKSEQVELQLFRDEFEDELNSFSLPDNQARFTALPVKVLTVTDGQYPVVILNQGTPVGFFILHCTERVQEYSNNPNAMLLTSFSINHKHQGKGYAKRGMVALERFVLSNFPDCDEIILAVNHKNLPAQQLYEQAGFIDTGRRIVGEIGEQFIMEYRFIVK, from the coding sequence TTGCATAAGTCAGAACAAGTAGAATTACAATTATTCAGAGATGAGTTTGAAGATGAACTGAATAGCTTTTCTTTACCAGATAACCAAGCACGATTTACAGCTTTGCCGGTAAAAGTGCTAACGGTCACTGATGGACAATATCCCGTTGTCATATTAAATCAAGGAACGCCAGTAGGGTTCTTCATATTACATTGTACGGAAAGGGTTCAAGAGTATTCCAATAATCCCAATGCGATGTTATTAACTTCATTTTCGATCAATCATAAACACCAAGGTAAGGGATATGCCAAGAGAGGAATGGTGGCATTGGAGCGTTTTGTTTTAAGTAATTTTCCGGACTGTGATGAAATTATTTTAGCGGTGAATCATAAAAATCTCCCTGCTCAACAACTTTATGAACAAGCAGGTTTTATTGATACAGGGAGAAGAATAGTAGGCGAAATCGGTGAGCAGTTTATTATGGAATATAGGTTTATAGTTAAATAG
- a CDS encoding WD40/YVTN/BNR-like repeat-containing protein, with the protein MNITKKRSLLLGGLIIILLFVGGLIYYYFYYEEDVNKPLPMTAEMKEDDNQELEDIAYRFWFAYMSQYKGDDVSSWKRLSDARYNEFQLLAGDEQEFAVKANFWVELEKGNWSTHHSWGDVKEDRVIEGIEWTFRIKKTGEKEYTLLRIDDISDAIGDLPPLEDTYQKEAGIEVPDEYNRYRIENDKLEITYDNGETWKEVPVEINRLFEGDYNGPENELIEDSYLISPQRTVFIVGGNENIAVMQSTDQGENWETTTIPAVIQGIRIRIIDFISENNGFLILTGGRTMSWEGNIIYKTEDGGKTWEEAGNVPTERQVTSGGFIDEELGFVSFGAINVNESPGMPDIYRTADGGNTWSKIEVPIPAEYQGIFTVAETPTFDDSQGTMLVNQGPNGDYQGGNVKAKFVSVDDGATWSFANLVDPNDVIGR; encoded by the coding sequence ATGAATATAACGAAGAAAAGAAGCTTGTTATTGGGTGGTTTAATTATCATCTTGTTATTCGTAGGTGGACTTATTTACTATTATTTTTATTATGAAGAAGACGTTAATAAACCTTTACCAATGACTGCTGAAATGAAAGAAGACGACAATCAGGAACTAGAGGACATTGCTTATCGTTTTTGGTTTGCTTACATGAGCCAATATAAAGGGGATGACGTCAGCTCATGGAAGCGATTATCGGATGCTCGTTATAATGAATTTCAATTATTAGCGGGTGATGAGCAAGAATTTGCTGTTAAAGCAAATTTTTGGGTGGAGTTAGAGAAAGGAAATTGGTCGACCCACCATAGTTGGGGAGATGTAAAAGAGGACAGAGTAATAGAAGGTATTGAATGGACATTTAGAATAAAGAAAACAGGTGAAAAAGAATATACATTGCTTCGAATTGATGACATATCGGATGCGATTGGAGATCTTCCTCCTTTAGAAGATACGTATCAAAAAGAAGCAGGAATTGAAGTACCTGATGAATACAATCGTTATAGAATTGAAAATGATAAGCTTGAGATTACGTATGATAACGGAGAGACTTGGAAGGAAGTTCCTGTGGAAATTAATCGTTTATTTGAAGGTGATTATAACGGACCAGAGAATGAACTGATAGAAGACAGTTATTTGATATCTCCACAGCGAACTGTATTCATTGTTGGTGGGAATGAGAACATAGCAGTGATGCAATCAACAGATCAAGGAGAAAATTGGGAGACAACAACAATTCCAGCTGTAATTCAAGGGATTCGTATACGAATAATTGATTTCATATCGGAGAACAATGGATTTTTAATTCTGACTGGTGGACGGACGATGAGTTGGGAAGGAAATATAATTTATAAAACTGAAGATGGAGGAAAGACCTGGGAAGAAGCAGGGAATGTACCGACTGAGCGACAGGTAACGAGTGGCGGTTTTATTGATGAAGAACTTGGATTCGTTTCATTTGGAGCCATTAATGTAAATGAGAGTCCAGGAATGCCAGATATTTATCGTACTGCTGATGGCGGGAATACTTGGTCAAAAATAGAAGTACCAATTCCAGCTGAATATCAAGGAATCTTTACCGTAGCGGAAACTCCAACATTTGACGATTCTCAGGGTACAATGCTTGTGAATCAAGGACCTAATGGAGATTATCAAGGAGGAAATGTTAAGGCGAAATTTGTTTCAGTTGATGATGGAGCGACTTGGTCATTTGCAAACTTAGTTGATCCAAATGATGTTATAGGAAGATAA
- a CDS encoding TRAP transporter substrate-binding protein: MKKVVINWMVSCLVIVLFLAGCGDGDSASGEGDDQEYTIKFAHVVSPSTAKGKAAEKFGELIEERTDGKIKVEIYPDSQLGSDREIIEQMQSGTVHMNAPFTGVLPTFVKEFEVFDLPFLFEDREHAFEATNGELGDILGEKLESQGMHLLGFWDGGFKHLTNSVHPIETPDDMNELKMRVSQSPLLISQFQAVNAGGVSIDFSELYTALQTGTVDGQENPLSNIVSKKFYEVQDYLTLSSHGYMAYPLVISNSFYQDLPEDLKTAVDEVSMEVTEWQWEEAKSDEDAYLKELNETDIQINELSPEQKEAFKEAMSSVYDEFNKIEDSEKLLDAINQ, from the coding sequence ATGAAGAAAGTTGTTATTAATTGGATGGTTAGCTGTTTGGTGATCGTTTTGTTTTTGGCAGGATGTGGAGATGGTGATTCAGCTTCTGGTGAAGGCGATGATCAAGAATATACCATTAAATTTGCTCATGTTGTAAGCCCATCTACAGCGAAAGGAAAAGCAGCAGAAAAATTTGGTGAGCTCATTGAAGAAAGAACAGATGGAAAAATCAAGGTTGAGATCTATCCAGATTCTCAACTTGGAAGTGATCGTGAAATAATTGAACAGATGCAGTCCGGTACTGTGCATATGAATGCTCCTTTTACAGGGGTATTACCTACTTTTGTAAAAGAATTTGAAGTGTTTGATCTACCTTTTTTATTTGAGGACAGAGAGCATGCCTTTGAGGCTACGAATGGTGAACTAGGAGATATTCTAGGTGAGAAATTGGAGTCGCAAGGCATGCATCTACTAGGTTTCTGGGACGGAGGGTTTAAGCATTTGACAAACTCCGTACATCCAATTGAAACACCTGACGACATGAATGAACTAAAAATGAGAGTATCGCAAAGTCCGTTATTAATCTCACAGTTTCAAGCTGTAAATGCAGGTGGCGTGTCCATTGACTTTTCTGAGCTTTATACAGCTTTACAAACCGGTACAGTAGATGGCCAGGAAAATCCATTGTCAAATATCGTTAGTAAAAAATTCTACGAAGTACAGGATTATCTAACACTGAGTAGCCATGGTTACATGGCATATCCGCTTGTGATAAGCAATAGTTTCTATCAAGATCTGCCAGAGGATTTAAAAACTGCTGTTGATGAAGTTTCAATGGAAGTAACAGAGTGGCAATGGGAAGAAGCAAAAAGTGATGAAGATGCTTATTTAAAAGAGTTAAACGAAACAGATATTCAGATCAACGAACTGAGCCCTGAGCAGAAAGAAGCTTTTAAAGAAGCAATGTCAAGTGTATATGATGAATTTAATAAGATAGAAGATAGTGAGAAATTATTGGATGCCATCAATCAATAA
- a CDS encoding DUF1835 domain-containing protein, with protein sequence MEKDLHTVHIIFGESPAGSLKVGLNQRENKVIGFPDFLAIGPIYRLHEESGFNERYEWLISRLNFENNYLEEYFVRFKTSIKEIHSISNEVPIVVWTAENANEQIGLRFFTYLLGDKPNDVYILNTTLGFHELYDPDDVEYVIRHSGEINSTQFRTIFEEQLGKPLTMEERKQYVNEWMTLSDSKKVLRIWKSSKVKEVEENYFDSFIINSLRNLHNEQNKIDFMKAAKLIGEVYGQLDEPLSDTFIEYRIRELIDQGNFEIKGTPKNMRSYSVKLR encoded by the coding sequence ATGGAAAAAGATCTTCATACCGTACACATTATCTTCGGAGAATCTCCTGCTGGCTCGCTCAAAGTAGGATTAAATCAACGTGAGAATAAAGTGATCGGCTTCCCAGACTTCCTTGCTATTGGACCTATCTATCGTCTTCATGAAGAAAGCGGTTTTAATGAAAGATATGAGTGGTTGATCAGCAGATTGAATTTCGAAAATAACTATTTAGAAGAATACTTTGTTCGATTTAAGACTTCGATAAAAGAGATTCATTCTATATCTAACGAAGTTCCGATTGTGGTATGGACTGCAGAAAATGCTAACGAGCAAATTGGTTTACGTTTTTTCACATATCTATTAGGAGATAAACCAAACGACGTTTACATTTTAAATACGACATTAGGATTTCACGAGCTATACGATCCTGACGATGTTGAATATGTTATTCGTCATTCGGGAGAGATTAACTCAACACAATTTAGAACTATTTTTGAAGAACAGCTAGGGAAACCCTTGACCATGGAAGAGAGAAAGCAATATGTAAACGAATGGATGACGCTTTCCGATTCCAAAAAAGTACTTCGTATTTGGAAAAGTTCAAAGGTAAAAGAAGTCGAAGAAAATTATTTTGACTCATTTATAATTAATTCGTTAAGAAATCTACATAATGAGCAGAATAAGATAGATTTTATGAAAGCAGCAAAGTTAATTGGTGAGGTTTATGGTCAGTTGGATGAACCTCTAAGCGATACCTTTATAGAGTATAGAATTAGAGAACTGATCGACCAAGGTAATTTTGAAATAAAAGGAACCCCAAAGAATATGAGGTCGTATAGTGTGAAATTACGATAA
- a CDS encoding ABC transporter ATP-binding protein — MEKQMVIQVEHLSKKFKNESALKDLNFSVHAGEIFGFLGPSGSGKTTTIKILTGQLAQTSGQATVLGKSVNQIDESIYEQVGIVTDNSGLYEKMTVYNNLKVFAKILNVKKERIDLLLERVGLLEHKDKIASNLSKGMSQRLVLARALLHKPKVLFLDEPTSGLDPSTAEAVHALLFELKESGTAIFLTTHNMDEATKLCDHVALLNDGLIVEHGPPKAICLRFNSNKRYRVLLKGEQELELPHSLETTEQIKEWMKNDQLLTIHSCEPTLENVFLEVTGRELV; from the coding sequence ATGGAAAAGCAAATGGTGATTCAGGTTGAACATCTATCTAAAAAGTTCAAAAATGAATCTGCATTAAAAGATCTTAATTTTTCTGTTCATGCTGGAGAAATCTTCGGTTTTCTGGGTCCTTCTGGGTCAGGGAAAACAACAACCATTAAGATATTGACTGGACAATTGGCTCAAACATCGGGGCAAGCAACAGTGTTAGGGAAATCTGTAAATCAGATTGATGAAAGTATTTACGAACAAGTAGGAATTGTCACAGATAATAGTGGTCTGTATGAAAAAATGACGGTTTATAATAACCTGAAAGTTTTCGCTAAGATATTAAATGTAAAAAAGGAGCGTATTGATCTTCTGTTAGAAAGAGTTGGCTTATTGGAGCATAAAGATAAGATTGCGTCTAACTTATCAAAAGGTATGTCTCAGCGACTTGTCCTAGCAAGAGCATTATTACACAAACCGAAAGTGTTATTTTTAGATGAGCCGACGAGTGGACTTGATCCAAGTACAGCAGAAGCGGTGCATGCATTATTGTTTGAATTAAAAGAGAGCGGTACAGCTATCTTTCTTACCACCCACAATATGGATGAAGCCACCAAACTTTGTGATCATGTTGCATTATTAAATGATGGCTTAATTGTAGAACATGGGCCGCCGAAAGCGATATGTTTACGTTTTAATTCGAACAAACGATACCGGGTTCTGTTAAAAGGGGAACAAGAACTTGAGTTACCTCATTCTTTAGAGACAACAGAACAGATAAAAGAGTGGATGAAAAATGATCAGCTACTAACGATTCATTCTTGTGAACCGACATTAGAAAATGTATTCTTAGAAGTCACAGGGAGGGAACTAGTGTGA
- a CDS encoding LytTR family transcriptional regulator DNA-binding domain-containing protein has product MKKASVFFELISGKQYPSSGHINRSTDSLLVESKDDGLYDDLTVQGYLKFFKNIADFRDPLEEYIATFSLSDVWKTKIKKLTKDQRKRVSLYRMFLFTPEVVLIEDPFNDLTDEGIELYLKSLEQLRTNNIATLFTSNYTEDLLLLSNEVYRYHRLTGLEKTDLAEETDGDTRKNDESESNQPKNVFKVTCKLEDKTIFFSPDEIDFIESINSVSNIRIDDEYFPTDLTMNELENKLSKFGFFRCHRSYLVNLQRVSELISYSKNSYTLILKGNPSAKLPLSRNRLEEMKQLIEF; this is encoded by the coding sequence GTGAAGAAAGCAAGTGTGTTTTTTGAATTAATTTCTGGAAAGCAATACCCTTCCAGTGGTCACATTAACCGATCTACTGATTCGTTACTTGTAGAAAGTAAAGATGATGGCTTATATGATGATTTAACCGTACAAGGTTACTTGAAGTTTTTTAAAAATATTGCAGACTTTAGAGATCCTCTAGAAGAATATATTGCAACATTTTCTCTATCTGATGTTTGGAAAACGAAAATCAAGAAATTGACTAAGGATCAGAGGAAAAGAGTTAGTTTGTATCGGATGTTTTTATTCACTCCGGAAGTCGTATTAATTGAGGATCCTTTTAATGATCTAACAGATGAAGGTATAGAACTTTATCTGAAATCATTGGAACAACTTCGTACAAACAATATTGCCACATTATTTACTTCTAACTACACGGAAGACTTACTTCTCTTAAGTAATGAGGTTTACCGTTATCATCGACTAACTGGATTAGAAAAGACGGATTTAGCTGAGGAAACAGATGGAGACACTCGTAAAAACGATGAGAGTGAAAGTAACCAACCCAAAAATGTTTTCAAAGTTACGTGTAAATTAGAAGATAAAACTATCTTTTTTAGTCCGGATGAGATTGACTTTATCGAGAGTATTAACAGTGTAAGTAATATTCGAATAGATGATGAATATTTCCCTACAGATTTAACGATGAATGAATTGGAAAATAAGTTGAGTAAATTTGGATTTTTTAGATGCCATCGATCGTATTTAGTTAATCTTCAGCGTGTGTCGGAATTAATAAGTTACTCAAAAAATAGTTATACCTTAATATTAAAAGGAAATCCAAGCGCGAAGCTCCCTTTGTCTAGAAATCGATTGGAAGAAATGAAGCAATTAATAGAATTTTAG
- a CDS encoding acyltransferase, producing the protein MEEWYKLDNAGKMFHAVSEQSNSSVFRLATVMKETIDPDKLQLALDDVIKRLPMFAVKLNKGVFWDFLVENNEKLFIQPESQYPCAPIDPIETNGFLLRVTYYKKRIAVEFFHSVTDGTGALEFINALVYYYLVHIGKDVSYESKLINLKEHPSYYERDDSYQNYVTEKKRQIKFKETSSYQIRGGAIDQTVVIHGKMSASSVHQLAKKHGTTITAFISSLLIAAIYKERLKFRAYQEEIKIAIPVNLRNFFPSTTLRNFFGVVHVGIAVNDNTTLDEIILEVSKQLREKVQKENLQHSINDRVKWQTRLTARFIPLPLKYHAIRYGYKSFSERTKSMTMTNVGRVQLPESMQSHISHMELILYPTKKSPINSAMIAFGDELVISFSRIIKEADIIRTFFRELSQTYNLEVEVYSNDSR; encoded by the coding sequence ATGGAAGAATGGTACAAACTTGATAATGCTGGAAAAATGTTTCATGCTGTATCTGAACAGTCAAATTCATCCGTCTTTCGATTAGCTACGGTTATGAAAGAAACGATAGATCCAGACAAACTTCAGCTTGCCTTAGACGATGTGATTAAACGTCTTCCAATGTTTGCAGTAAAGCTTAATAAAGGTGTATTTTGGGATTTCCTTGTGGAAAATAATGAGAAGCTTTTTATTCAGCCGGAAAGTCAGTATCCATGTGCACCGATTGACCCAATCGAAACAAATGGGTTTTTACTCCGTGTCACTTATTATAAAAAAAGAATAGCAGTAGAATTTTTTCATTCTGTCACAGACGGTACTGGAGCTTTAGAATTTATAAATGCACTCGTTTATTACTACCTTGTTCATATAGGAAAAGATGTAAGCTATGAGAGTAAGCTAATCAATTTAAAGGAACATCCAAGTTATTACGAACGCGATGACAGTTATCAAAACTATGTAACCGAAAAAAAACGACAAATAAAATTCAAAGAGACATCTTCATATCAAATCCGCGGCGGAGCAATTGATCAAACGGTTGTTATTCATGGGAAAATGAGCGCATCAAGTGTTCATCAGCTTGCCAAAAAGCACGGAACAACGATTACTGCTTTTATATCATCGCTTCTTATTGCAGCGATTTATAAAGAAAGATTAAAATTCCGCGCTTACCAAGAAGAAATAAAAATCGCAATTCCTGTCAATCTAAGAAATTTCTTTCCTTCTACTACACTTCGTAATTTCTTCGGAGTTGTTCATGTTGGTATAGCAGTTAACGATAACACAACATTAGATGAAATTATCTTAGAGGTATCAAAACAATTACGTGAAAAAGTTCAAAAAGAAAACTTACAGCATAGTATCAATGATCGAGTAAAATGGCAGACCAGACTCACAGCAAGATTTATACCGCTGCCACTGAAATATCACGCCATACGTTATGGGTACAAAAGCTTTAGTGAGCGTACAAAATCAATGACAATGACGAATGTCGGACGAGTCCAACTTCCTGAATCGATGCAGTCCCACATTTCTCACATGGAACTGATTTTATATCCAACAAAGAAAAGTCCAATTAATAGCGCGATGATTGCATTTGGTGATGAGCTTGTCATTAGTTTTTCTCGAATTATAAAGGAAGCAGATATTATCCGTACCTTCTTTCGGGAACTTTCACAAACATACAATTTGGAGGTAGAAGTATACTCCAATGATAGCAGGTGA